The region GCGCTGGTTCGACTACCTGGTCGACCAGGCCCGCGCCCGACGGGCGGTGGTTGCAACCGGTCAGTTCGGCGCCCACATGCAGGTACATCTGGTGAACGACGGGCCGGTCACGTTCTGGTTGCAGGTCAGGCCGGAGAAGCTGTGAGTGGTGAGTTGCTGTGGCGAGGAAGCTCTCTCGCGTCCTGCTTCCGCCTCCCGGTTGCGACACAGCCATCCATGCCCTCAATACATGGGCTGATTGCCTTCCGGCGGCGCAGGACACTCACCGCTTCTCCGCCCAAGCAAGCCCCGTTCCACCACGCGTGCTGAACGCTTGCAAGGCACGCGGAAACTTGCTAGGCGCTCCGGCGGTCTTCCGTTATACTGCCGGGTTCCTCTTCCAACCCTGTCCGGGCTCAGCGCATGGAAAATCCCGATCAGCTCACTCCGCCGCAGGACCAGCAGTCTGAACTCAAGCTGCTGATCGTCAAAGGCAAGGAGCAGGGCTTCCTGACCTACGCCGAGGTCAATGACATCCTGCCCGATGACATCGTCGATCCCGAACAGATCGAAGACATCATCAACATGATCAACGACATGGGTATCGAGGTGCACGAAGTTGCGCCGGATACCGAGAGCGTGATCGTGCCCGAGACGCCGGCCCCGGCGCCGGAAGAGGACACCACCGAGGAAGCGGTCGCCGCACTCTCCGCGCTGGATGGCGATGTCGGCCGCACCACCGATCCGGTGCGCATGTACATGCGCGAGATGGGCACCGTCGAGCTGCTGACCCGCGAAGGCGAGATCGCCATCGCCAAGCGCATCGAGGAAGGCCTGGTGCAGGTGCAGCAGGCGCTCGCCAGCTTCCCGTGGTCGGTGCAGATCCTGCTCGATGATTACGACGTGCACCTGGAGGGCGGCAAGCGCCTGGCCGAAATCGTCATCGGCTTCGCCGACATCGAGCAGGCCAACCTCGACGAGATCGCCGAGGAAGTGCTCGACGAGGACGCCGAGGTCGAGGAAGACGAAGTCGCCACCACTGGCGAGGTCGCCGAGGACGAGGAGGCGACCACGCCCGACACCGGCCCGGATCCGGAGGAAGTGGCGCGGCGCATGAACCTGCTGCGCGAGCTGTACGCCCGTTTCGCCCAGGCGCACGTCAAGTACGGCCCGCATCACCAGGCCACCCTCGCGGTGCGCGAGGAGATGAGTGCCGAGTTCCTCAAGCTCAAGCTGCCGCCGGCGATCATCGAAAGCTTCACCCGCAAGCTGCGCGAAGTGGTCGCCAGCATCCGCCAGCACGAGCGCGCCATCCGCGACCTCTGCGTGCACCGCGCGAAGATGCCGCAGGCGCAGTTCGTGCGCAGCTTCATCGGCAACGAGACCAACCTCGGCTGGATCGACGACCAGCTGCAGCAGAAGCAGAAGTGGACCAACGGCCTGAAGACCGTGCGCGACCAGGTGATCGCCGAGCAGGAGCGCCGCGTGGCGCTGGAAAGCTCGCTGAACCTGTCCTCGGGCGAGATCAAGGAAATCAACCGCGCGGTCGCCATCGGCGAGGCCAAGGCGCGCAAGGCGAAGAAGGAAATGGTCGAGGCCAACCTGCGCCTCGTGATCTCGATCGCCAAGAAGTACACCAACCGCGGCCTGCAGTTCCTCGACCTGATCCAGGAAGGCAACATCGGCCTGATGAAGGCGGTCGACAAGTTCGAGTACCGCCGCGGCTACAAGTTCTCGACCTACGCCACCTGGTGGATCCGCCAGGCGATCACGCGTTCGATCGCCGACCAGGCGCGCACCATCCGCATCCCGGTGCACATGATCGAGACCATCAACAAGCTCAACCGCATCAGCCGCCAGATGC is a window of Rhodanobacteraceae bacterium DNA encoding:
- the rpoD gene encoding RNA polymerase sigma factor RpoD, coding for MENPDQLTPPQDQQSELKLLIVKGKEQGFLTYAEVNDILPDDIVDPEQIEDIINMINDMGIEVHEVAPDTESVIVPETPAPAPEEDTTEEAVAALSALDGDVGRTTDPVRMYMREMGTVELLTREGEIAIAKRIEEGLVQVQQALASFPWSVQILLDDYDVHLEGGKRLAEIVIGFADIEQANLDEIAEEVLDEDAEVEEDEVATTGEVAEDEEATTPDTGPDPEEVARRMNLLRELYARFAQAHVKYGPHHQATLAVREEMSAEFLKLKLPPAIIESFTRKLREVVASIRQHERAIRDLCVHRAKMPQAQFVRSFIGNETNLGWIDDQLQQKQKWTNGLKTVRDQVIAEQERRVALESSLNLSSGEIKEINRAVAIGEAKARKAKKEMVEANLRLVISIAKKYTNRGLQFLDLIQEGNIGLMKAVDKFEYRRGYKFSTYATWWIRQAITRSIADQARTIRIPVHMIETINKLNRISRQMLQEMGREPTPEELAVKMDMPEDKIRKVLKIAKEPISMETPIGDDEDSHLGDFIEDISIVSPVEEATNLGLSETVKDVLSGLTPREAKVLRMRFGIDLNTDHTLEEVGKQFDVTRERIRQIEAKALRKLRHPSRSEKLRSFLDLD